A single window of Aythya fuligula isolate bAytFul2 chromosome Z, bAytFul2.pri, whole genome shotgun sequence DNA harbors:
- the CZH5orf63 gene encoding glutaredoxin-like protein C5orf63 homolog, with product MVLCFLSRTMHLARYSSRLLGRQLCSASANKPVLTLFTKKPCPLCDEAKEVLEPYKRRFILQEVDITLPENSAWYDKYKYDIPVFHLNGKFLMKHRVDIQKFEDQLSKLELHNDGNH from the exons atggtgctgtgttttctaAGCAGAACCATGCATCTAGCAAGATATTCATCCCGTCTACTGGGAAGACAACTGTGTTCAGCCAGTGCAAATAAGCCAGTGTTGACTTTGTTCACCAAG aaaCCTTGCCCTCTATGTGATGAAGCAAAAGAAGTGCTCGAGCCATATAAGAGAAGG TTTATTTTGCAGGAAGTGGATATTACCCTTCCAGAGAACTCTGCATGGTATGATAAGTACAAATATGACATACCCGTTTTCCATTTAAATGGAAAGTTCCTAATGAAGCATCGAGTAGACATTCAAAAGTTTGAGGACCAGCTTTCAAAGCTGGAGCTGCATAATGACGGAAACCAttga